DNA sequence from the Deltaproteobacteria bacterium RBG_16_64_85 genome:
GGGCCCATCCCCAGGTGACAGCGCCGGCAAGCCGGCGCCGCCTTTAGCCTCAAGGTCCGAAGACCCCGTGGTCTCATGCGGTATTAGCCACCCTTTCGAGTAGTTATCCCCCGCCCGGGGGCAGGTTACCCACGCGTTACTCACCCGTGCGCCGCTCTACTCGGGAGGGTTGCCCCTCCCTTTCGCGCTCAACTTGCATGTGTTAGGCACGCCGCCAGCGTTCGTTCTGAGCCAGGATCAAACTCTCCACTTAAAAACAGAAAAGACAGGATCCTTACGCACCTTCCGCATTCCCTGTTCAGTTTTCAAAGATCCGCTGATTCGCCCCGAAGGGAGACCCTCAAGGCGGACTTATAATTATACGAAAAAGCGAATATCGTGTCAAAGGGTATTTCCCCCCCTCCGATATCCATTCTACTACCGGGGGAAATGTCCCTTCAACCCCATGAGGGATTTGGAAATATATCCGAACGCCGGGGACGATGCAAGGAAAAAGTGACCCCTTACGCCCCCCTACCCGAAGGAGACGATCACGAACTCTTTCTTTCCGATTTTCAAGCGGATTTCGCCTTCCGGCGCGATCTCCCGGGCGGGGTCCGCCGCCTTCTCGCCGTTGACTTCCAGGCCGCCCTGCTCGATGAGCCTCCGCACGGCCGACTTGGAGGTGAACGACGTCGAAACCAGGGAAACCACCGAGACCAGGTCGGTCTTGCCGCCCAGGGCGCTCCCCGGCACTTTGCGTGCGTCCTCGGGGAACTCCTTGCCGGAAAATCTCCTGCGGAACCCTTCCGCCGCATCCCTCGCGGCCTTCTGCCCGTGGAAGCGTGCGACGATCTCCCCCGCGAGGGACACTTTCGCCTCCATCGGATGCCGGGCGCCGTCGGCCAGTCCTTTTTTCAGCGACGTAAGGCGGCTCACGCTGATGTCGGAGAGGAACTCGTAATACTCCAGCATCAGGTCGTCGGAGATGGACATCATTTTCCCGAAGATCGTTTCCGGCGGCTCCGTGATGCCGATGTAGTTGCCCAAGCTCTTGCCCATCTTGTTCACGCCGTCCAGCCCCACGAGCAGCGGCGTGGTCATCACCACCTGCGGCTCCTGTCCGTACATCCGCTGCAGGTCGCGCCCCACGAGGAGGTTGAACTTCTGGTCGGTTCCCCCCAGCTCCACGTCCGCCCGAAGTGCCACCGAGTCGTATCCCTGGAACAGGGGATAGAGGAACTCGTGGATGGAAATCGGGCGCTCCCCCTCGTACCGCCTCCGGAAGTCGTCCCGCTCGAGCATCCGCGCCACCGTCATCTGCGCGGCGATCCGGACCAGCTCCTCGATCGGGAGACCGGAGAGCCACTCGGAGTTGAACCGGACCTCGGTCTTCGATGGTTCGAGGATCTTGAAAATCTGCTCCTTGTAGGTCGCAGCGTTGCGCTCGACGTCCTCCCGCGTGAGGACCATCCGCGTCTCCGCCTTCCCGGTGGGGTCGCCGATCATCCCGGTGAAGTCGCCGATCAGGAAGACCACCTGATGGCCGGCCTCCTGGAAGTGCTTGAGCTTCTGGATGAGGACGGTGTGGCCGAGGTGCAGGTCCGGCGCGGTGGGGTCGAATCCCGCCTTGACGCACAACGGCCGCCTCTCCTTCGCGGAGCGCTCGAGCTTTCGCTCCAGCTCCTCCGTCGTGATAACGTCCACCGTGCCGCGCTTCAGGGACTTGAGAATCTCATCCATTCGTCCGTGCTCCTCATCCGGCTTTCGCTCATGACAAACGGCTCAACGGCCCTGCAGAAGCCTCTTTCCGCGTCGATGTCGAAAAACAGGCCGGCGGCCTCCGGTTCCCCCGCCGCCACCTCGAACCGCGTGGGGACCTGGAGGAGGAATCGCCGCAGAACCCCCTTGGGGTCCATGCCGATCACCGAAGGCGAGGCGCCGCACATCCCCGCGTCCGTGATGTACCCCGTCCCTCCGGGAAGGACCTGGGCATCCACGGTCTGGACGTGGGTGTGCGTCCCGGCGATGGCCGCCACCCTGCCGTCGAGATGGAACGCCATCGCCCGCTTCTCGGACGTCGCCTCGGCGTGGAAGTCCACCAGGACCGCGGCCGCCAGCAGCCGGATTTCGGGAAGGGCGGCATCCATCCAGCGAAAGGGGCAGTCGTACGGTCCCATGAAGACCCTTCCGATCAGCGACACGACGGCATAGGGGGCACCGCTGCGCCCCCGGAAAACGCCCCACCCCCGTCCATCCGCACCCGGCGGATAGTTGGCGGGACGGAGGACACGTCCGTCCCCCCGGAGGAGGGACATCCCTTCCCGCTTGTCCCAGACGTGGTTGCCACTGGTCAGGACATCCACGCCGGACTCGAAGAGCTCCCGCACGACGGGTTCCGTCACCCCGACGCCGCCGGCGGCGTTCTCCCCGTTCGCGACGACGAGATCGATGTCCCGGTGCCCGCTCAGCCGGGAGAGGAACTCCCGGACGGCCTTCCGGCCGGGCTTGCCGACAATGTCACCGAAGAAGAGGACCCACATTACCGTGCAGCCCCCCAACCTTCCTCCCCGAATGCGCTTCGCCAGACCGCATCAGCCTCGGCGATCACGCCATCGGCCCCCGCGGCCGCCTCGGAAGGGGACTCCGTTCGTGGCTCGCCGTGCGGTGGACCCGCACGGCTGCGCTTTACCTCACTGCGCCCCCCTCCTGCGGCAGCGAAGCCGGCCCCCCCTGCGGCGTTACGCACCTTCGGGGAAAAATACAGGTGGAGGTACAGGAGCATTACTTCGCGTACTCGACGGCCCGGGTTTCCCGGATCACCGTGACCCGGATCTGGCCGGGGTAGGACAGCTCCGTCTCGATCTTTTTCGCGATGTCCCGCGCCAGCATCGTGGCCGCGTCGTCGGCGATCTTCTGGTTGTCGACGATGATGCGCACCTCCCGCCCCGCCTGGATGGCATAGGACTTCTCGACGCCGGCGAACGACTTCGCGATCTTCTCAAGATCCTCCAGGCGCTTCAGGTAGTTCGCCAGCATCTCCCGCCGCGCTCCGGGACGTGCTCCGGAGAGGGCGTCTGCCGCCTGAACGAGGATCGGCAGGACGTCTTGCGGCGACTCGTCTTCGTGATGCGCCGCGATGGCATGCACCACCCGACCCGACTCCCCGTACTTCTTCGCAAGGTCCGCTCCGATGAGGGCGTGCGGCCCTTCGATCTCGTGGTCGACCGCCTTGCCGATGTCGTGCAGGAGCCCGGCGCGCTTCGCGACCTTTGCGTTCAGCCCCAGCTCGGAGGCGATCATCCCGCACAGGAATGCCACCTCCAGGGAGTGGGCGTAGATATTCTGCCCGTACGAAGTTCGGTATTTCAGCTTGCCGATCAGTTTGACCAGCTCGGGATGGATCCCGTGCAGCCCGAGATCGAAGAGGGCCTGCTCCCCCGCCTCCCGGATCAGCTCGTCGACCTCCTTGGTCACTTTCTCCACCGTCTCCTCGATCCTCGCGGGATGGATGCGGCCGTCCTGAACCAGGCGGGTGAGGGCAATGCGGGCCACCTCCCGCCGCACCGGGTTGAAGCCGGAGAGAATGACTGCCTCGGGCGTGTCGTCGATGATGACGTCGATTCCCGTGGCCGCCTCAAACGCGCGGATGTTGCGCCCCTCCCGGCCGATGATCCGGCCCTTCATCTCCTCGGAGGGGAGCGGCACCGCCGTGACCACGTGCTCGGTGACGTAGTCCGCTGCGTACCGTTGGACGGCAAGGGAGATCATTTTTCTGGCCTTCTGGGACGCTTCCTCCTTGAACTCCTCGTCCATCGAGCGGATCTTTTTCCCCGCCTCCAGCCTCGCCTCGTTGGCGACCACCTCCACCAGCTCGGCCTTCGCCTGCTCGGCCGTGACGCCGGCGATCCGCTCCAGGTTCTCGCTGGCCTTCTGAACCGCATCCAGGAGCTCGGCCTGCTGCGCCTCGAGCTTTTTCGAGAGTTCGGCGAGATCCTTCTCCCTGCGGCCGAATTCCTGCGTCCTCGTCTCCAACGCATCGGTCTTCCGGTCGAGCAGGTCCTCCTTCTGGAGAAGCCGCTTCTCGAGCTGGCTGATCTCGTTTTTCCGGTCGCGCGTCTCCCGCTCGAAATCGAGTTTGACCTGCA
Encoded proteins:
- a CDS encoding ribonuclease Y, yielding MAALAVLAAALGLVVANLLTKKRSVEDRARASSAKAEELIQNAKKEAENILKEATLQAKDYQLQVKLDFERETRDRKNEISQLEKRLLQKEDLLDRKTDALETRTQEFGRREKDLAELSKKLEAQQAELLDAVQKASENLERIAGVTAEQAKAELVEVVANEARLEAGKKIRSMDEEFKEEASQKARKMISLAVQRYAADYVTEHVVTAVPLPSEEMKGRIIGREGRNIRAFEAATGIDVIIDDTPEAVILSGFNPVRREVARIALTRLVQDGRIHPARIEETVEKVTKEVDELIREAGEQALFDLGLHGIHPELVKLIGKLKYRTSYGQNIYAHSLEVAFLCGMIASELGLNAKVAKRAGLLHDIGKAVDHEIEGPHALIGADLAKKYGESGRVVHAIAAHHEDESPQDVLPILVQAADALSGARPGARREMLANYLKRLEDLEKIAKSFAGVEKSYAIQAGREVRIIVDNQKIADDAATMLARDIAKKIETELSYPGQIRVTVIRETRAVEYAK
- a CDS encoding tyrosine--tRNA ligase, with the translated sequence MDEILKSLKRGTVDVITTEELERKLERSAKERRPLCVKAGFDPTAPDLHLGHTVLIQKLKHFQEAGHQVVFLIGDFTGMIGDPTGKAETRMVLTREDVERNAATYKEQIFKILEPSKTEVRFNSEWLSGLPIEELVRIAAQMTVARMLERDDFRRRYEGERPISIHEFLYPLFQGYDSVALRADVELGGTDQKFNLLVGRDLQRMYGQEPQVVMTTPLLVGLDGVNKMGKSLGNYIGITEPPETIFGKMMSISDDLMLEYYEFLSDISVSRLTSLKKGLADGARHPMEAKVSLAGEIVARFHGQKAARDAAEGFRRRFSGKEFPEDARKVPGSALGGKTDLVSVVSLVSTSFTSKSAVRRLIEQGGLEVNGEKAADPAREIAPEGEIRLKIGKKEFVIVSFG